A genomic window from Vitis riparia cultivar Riparia Gloire de Montpellier isolate 1030 chromosome 18, EGFV_Vit.rip_1.0, whole genome shotgun sequence includes:
- the LOC117906871 gene encoding uncharacterized protein LOC117906871 isoform X4: protein MELQGKKQRPNRLLYQLGFYLLSTILHRSRSSSGWRPKKWAKLSKATVCQKCGDRGYYEALTYCTKCHTSAEHRYCLDKLPEKLDEVVTDWMCEGCATRISKESPLSTPSSVPARTSDRLRLKKIVQVSHCRTRLSYKNEIPGSVTKTVVQRREHLRSAQATESRSRLKEKKSKPSLVTKAEVQSSEHSLSHQPCDAPCSKIHEKDQTLGKHDQSVSDDAGNFNEEAEFVKTNASEITTGEPSNMLEIICFESEQPMVDTNLSETYEKYQELGKQRKLVHEDQGNTREEAEPAKDTVSELAIIGPSNTPELDPSNVPEFSCFVHAQPVVDPIWRGNFSICNENFDSVNGLAAHLSSKACLKVCQQR, encoded by the exons GAGCTCCAGGGCAAGAAACAGAGGCCTAATAGACTACTATATCAGTTGGGTTTCTACCTTCTCTCCACCATCCTCCACCGTAGCAGAAGCAGCAGTGGTTGGAGACCTAAGAAATGGGCTAAGCTTTCGAAG GCGACTGTTTGTCAGAAGTGTGGTGACAGAGGCTACTATGAGGCTCTGACTTACTGTACCAAATGTCATACATCTGCTGAGCACCG CTACTGCTTAGATAAACTGCCAGAAAAGCTCGATGAAGTGGTGACGGATTGGATGTGTGAAGGCTGTGCAACTAGGATTTCAAAAGAATCTCCTCTCAGTACACCTAGTTCTGTTCCGGCCAGGACAAGTGACCGTTtgaggttaaaaaaaattgtgcaaGTATCTCATTGTAGAACAAGATTGAGCTATAAAAATGAGATACCTGGCTCTGTGACTAAGACCGTGGTGCAGAGACGTGAACATTTAAGAAGTGCTCAAGCAACAGAAAGTAGAAGTagattgaaggaaaaaaagagcaAACCTAGCTTAGTGACTAAAGCAGAAGTGCAGAGTTCAGAACATAGCCTCTCGCATCAACCTTGCGATGCACCTTGCAGTAAGATTCATGAAAAAGATCAGACACTTGGAAAGCATGACCAGTCAGTATCAGATGATGCAGGCAACTTCAATGAAGAGGCTGAATTTGTTAAAACCAATGCCTCTGAAATAACTACAGGTGAACCATCAAATATGCTGgaaattatttgttttgaaagtgaaCAACCTATGGTTGATACCAATCTCAG TGAGACTTATGAGAAATATCAGGAGCTTGGAAAACAGAGGAAATTGGTACATGAAGATCAGGGAAACACCAGGGAGGAGGCTGAACCTGCTAAAGACACGGTTTCTGAATTAGCTATTATCGGTCCATCAAATACCCCAGAACTTGATCCATCTAACGTCCCAGAATTCAGTTGTTTTGTCCATGCACAACCAGTCGTTGATCCAATATGGAG AGGAAATTTTAGCATCTGCAATGAAAACTTTGATTCTGTTAATGGACTTGCAGCTCATTTGTCTAGCAAAGCATGCTTAAAAGTGTGCCAGCAG Agatga
- the LOC117906871 gene encoding uncharacterized protein LOC117906871 isoform X2 — protein sequence MELQGKKQRPNRLLYQLGFYLLSTILHRSRSSSGWRPKKWAKLSKATVCQKCGDRGYYEALTYCTKCHTSAEHRYCLDKLPEKLDEVVTDWMCEGCATRISKESPLSTPSSVPARTSDRLRLKKIVQVSHCRTRLSYKNEIPGSVTKTVVQRREHLRSAQATESRSRLKEKKSKPSLVTKAEVQSSEHSLSHQPCDAPCSKIHEKDQTLGKHDQSVSDDAGNFNEEAEFVKTNASEITTGEPSNMLEIICFESEQPMVDTNLSETYEKYQELGKQRKLVHEDQGNTREEAEPAKDTVSELAIIGPSNTPELDPSNVPEFSCFVHAQPVVDPIWRGNFSICNENFDSVNGLAAHLSSKACLKVCQQASLLPALLCPTMLPKFDVWPKSFQISQPSDDNIALYFFPENERDEKVFDRLVLDMVSHELAMQTVVENAELLVFASTELPLRHWRFHGKLYLWGVFRGRQVSSTSCQVDDRHLIPKSSKESVTSSKLANDAGIREEKDTSMVTTWDCRSPLSPLSNSGSHG from the exons GAGCTCCAGGGCAAGAAACAGAGGCCTAATAGACTACTATATCAGTTGGGTTTCTACCTTCTCTCCACCATCCTCCACCGTAGCAGAAGCAGCAGTGGTTGGAGACCTAAGAAATGGGCTAAGCTTTCGAAG GCGACTGTTTGTCAGAAGTGTGGTGACAGAGGCTACTATGAGGCTCTGACTTACTGTACCAAATGTCATACATCTGCTGAGCACCG CTACTGCTTAGATAAACTGCCAGAAAAGCTCGATGAAGTGGTGACGGATTGGATGTGTGAAGGCTGTGCAACTAGGATTTCAAAAGAATCTCCTCTCAGTACACCTAGTTCTGTTCCGGCCAGGACAAGTGACCGTTtgaggttaaaaaaaattgtgcaaGTATCTCATTGTAGAACAAGATTGAGCTATAAAAATGAGATACCTGGCTCTGTGACTAAGACCGTGGTGCAGAGACGTGAACATTTAAGAAGTGCTCAAGCAACAGAAAGTAGAAGTagattgaaggaaaaaaagagcaAACCTAGCTTAGTGACTAAAGCAGAAGTGCAGAGTTCAGAACATAGCCTCTCGCATCAACCTTGCGATGCACCTTGCAGTAAGATTCATGAAAAAGATCAGACACTTGGAAAGCATGACCAGTCAGTATCAGATGATGCAGGCAACTTCAATGAAGAGGCTGAATTTGTTAAAACCAATGCCTCTGAAATAACTACAGGTGAACCATCAAATATGCTGgaaattatttgttttgaaagtgaaCAACCTATGGTTGATACCAATCTCAG TGAGACTTATGAGAAATATCAGGAGCTTGGAAAACAGAGGAAATTGGTACATGAAGATCAGGGAAACACCAGGGAGGAGGCTGAACCTGCTAAAGACACGGTTTCTGAATTAGCTATTATCGGTCCATCAAATACCCCAGAACTTGATCCATCTAACGTCCCAGAATTCAGTTGTTTTGTCCATGCACAACCAGTCGTTGATCCAATATGGAG AGGAAATTTTAGCATCTGCAATGAAAACTTTGATTCTGTTAATGGACTTGCAGCTCATTTGTCTAGCAAAGCATGCTTAAAAGTGTGCCAGCAGGCAAGTTTGTTACCAGCATTGCTTTGCCCAACAATGCTTCCTAAGTTTGATGTGTGGCCTAAAAGTTTCCAGATCTCACAGCCAAGTGATGACAATATTGCgctttatttttttccagaaaATGAGAG AgatgaaaaagtttttgatcgCCTGGTGCTTGACATGGTAAGCCACGAGCTAGCCATGCAAACTGTGGTTGAAAATGCAGAACTCTTGGTTTTTGCTTCTACTGAACTGCCACTTCGACACTGGA GATTTCATGGGAAGTTGTATCTATGGGGTGTGTTTAGGGGAAGGCAAGTTTCCTCGACCTCCTGTCAAGTGGATGACCGGCACTTGATACCAAAAAGCAGCAAGGAGAGTGTTACATCTTCAAAGTTAGCAAATGATGCAGGGATCAGAGAGGAGAAAGACACTTCAATGGTCACCA
- the LOC117906871 gene encoding uncharacterized protein LOC117906871 isoform X1 — MELQGKKQRPNRLLYQLGFYLLSTILHRSRSSSGWRPKKWAKLSKATVCQKCGDRGYYEALTYCTKCHTSAEHRYCLDKLPEKLDEVVTDWMCEGCATRISKESPLSTPSSVPARTSDRLRLKKIVQVSHCRTRLSYKNEIPGSVTKTVVQRREHLRSAQATESRSRLKEKKSKPSLVTKAEVQSSEHSLSHQPCDAPCSKIHEKDQTLGKHDQSVSDDAGNFNEEAEFVKTNASEITTGEPSNMLEIICFESEQPMVDTNLSETYEKYQELGKQRKLVHEDQGNTREEAEPAKDTVSELAIIGPSNTPELDPSNVPEFSCFVHAQPVVDPIWRGNFSICNENFDSVNGLAAHLSSKACLKVCQQASLLPALLCPTMLPKFDVWPKSFQISQPSDDNIALYFFPENERDEKVFDRLVLDMVSHELAMQTVVENAELLVFASTELPLRHWRFHGKLYLWGVFRGRQVSSTSCQVDDRHLIPKSSKESVTSSKLANDAGIREEKDTSMVTTWDCRSPLSPLSNSGSHGSGSL; from the exons GAGCTCCAGGGCAAGAAACAGAGGCCTAATAGACTACTATATCAGTTGGGTTTCTACCTTCTCTCCACCATCCTCCACCGTAGCAGAAGCAGCAGTGGTTGGAGACCTAAGAAATGGGCTAAGCTTTCGAAG GCGACTGTTTGTCAGAAGTGTGGTGACAGAGGCTACTATGAGGCTCTGACTTACTGTACCAAATGTCATACATCTGCTGAGCACCG CTACTGCTTAGATAAACTGCCAGAAAAGCTCGATGAAGTGGTGACGGATTGGATGTGTGAAGGCTGTGCAACTAGGATTTCAAAAGAATCTCCTCTCAGTACACCTAGTTCTGTTCCGGCCAGGACAAGTGACCGTTtgaggttaaaaaaaattgtgcaaGTATCTCATTGTAGAACAAGATTGAGCTATAAAAATGAGATACCTGGCTCTGTGACTAAGACCGTGGTGCAGAGACGTGAACATTTAAGAAGTGCTCAAGCAACAGAAAGTAGAAGTagattgaaggaaaaaaagagcaAACCTAGCTTAGTGACTAAAGCAGAAGTGCAGAGTTCAGAACATAGCCTCTCGCATCAACCTTGCGATGCACCTTGCAGTAAGATTCATGAAAAAGATCAGACACTTGGAAAGCATGACCAGTCAGTATCAGATGATGCAGGCAACTTCAATGAAGAGGCTGAATTTGTTAAAACCAATGCCTCTGAAATAACTACAGGTGAACCATCAAATATGCTGgaaattatttgttttgaaagtgaaCAACCTATGGTTGATACCAATCTCAG TGAGACTTATGAGAAATATCAGGAGCTTGGAAAACAGAGGAAATTGGTACATGAAGATCAGGGAAACACCAGGGAGGAGGCTGAACCTGCTAAAGACACGGTTTCTGAATTAGCTATTATCGGTCCATCAAATACCCCAGAACTTGATCCATCTAACGTCCCAGAATTCAGTTGTTTTGTCCATGCACAACCAGTCGTTGATCCAATATGGAG AGGAAATTTTAGCATCTGCAATGAAAACTTTGATTCTGTTAATGGACTTGCAGCTCATTTGTCTAGCAAAGCATGCTTAAAAGTGTGCCAGCAGGCAAGTTTGTTACCAGCATTGCTTTGCCCAACAATGCTTCCTAAGTTTGATGTGTGGCCTAAAAGTTTCCAGATCTCACAGCCAAGTGATGACAATATTGCgctttatttttttccagaaaATGAGAG AgatgaaaaagtttttgatcgCCTGGTGCTTGACATGGTAAGCCACGAGCTAGCCATGCAAACTGTGGTTGAAAATGCAGAACTCTTGGTTTTTGCTTCTACTGAACTGCCACTTCGACACTGGA GATTTCATGGGAAGTTGTATCTATGGGGTGTGTTTAGGGGAAGGCAAGTTTCCTCGACCTCCTGTCAAGTGGATGACCGGCACTTGATACCAAAAAGCAGCAAGGAGAGTGTTACATCTTCAAAGTTAGCAAATGATGCAGGGATCAGAGAGGAGAAAGACACTTCAATGGTCACCA
- the LOC117906871 gene encoding uncharacterized protein LOC117906871 isoform X3, producing MATVCQKCGDRGYYEALTYCTKCHTSAEHRYCLDKLPEKLDEVVTDWMCEGCATRISKESPLSTPSSVPARTSDRLRLKKIVQVSHCRTRLSYKNEIPGSVTKTVVQRREHLRSAQATESRSRLKEKKSKPSLVTKAEVQSSEHSLSHQPCDAPCSKIHEKDQTLGKHDQSVSDDAGNFNEEAEFVKTNASEITTGEPSNMLEIICFESEQPMVDTNLSETYEKYQELGKQRKLVHEDQGNTREEAEPAKDTVSELAIIGPSNTPELDPSNVPEFSCFVHAQPVVDPIWRGNFSICNENFDSVNGLAAHLSSKACLKVCQQASLLPALLCPTMLPKFDVWPKSFQISQPSDDNIALYFFPENERDEKVFDRLVLDMVSHELAMQTVVENAELLVFASTELPLRHWRFHGKLYLWGVFRGRQVSSTSCQVDDRHLIPKSSKESVTSSKLANDAGIREEKDTSMVTTWDCRSPLSPLSNSGSHGSGSL from the exons GCGACTGTTTGTCAGAAGTGTGGTGACAGAGGCTACTATGAGGCTCTGACTTACTGTACCAAATGTCATACATCTGCTGAGCACCG CTACTGCTTAGATAAACTGCCAGAAAAGCTCGATGAAGTGGTGACGGATTGGATGTGTGAAGGCTGTGCAACTAGGATTTCAAAAGAATCTCCTCTCAGTACACCTAGTTCTGTTCCGGCCAGGACAAGTGACCGTTtgaggttaaaaaaaattgtgcaaGTATCTCATTGTAGAACAAGATTGAGCTATAAAAATGAGATACCTGGCTCTGTGACTAAGACCGTGGTGCAGAGACGTGAACATTTAAGAAGTGCTCAAGCAACAGAAAGTAGAAGTagattgaaggaaaaaaagagcaAACCTAGCTTAGTGACTAAAGCAGAAGTGCAGAGTTCAGAACATAGCCTCTCGCATCAACCTTGCGATGCACCTTGCAGTAAGATTCATGAAAAAGATCAGACACTTGGAAAGCATGACCAGTCAGTATCAGATGATGCAGGCAACTTCAATGAAGAGGCTGAATTTGTTAAAACCAATGCCTCTGAAATAACTACAGGTGAACCATCAAATATGCTGgaaattatttgttttgaaagtgaaCAACCTATGGTTGATACCAATCTCAG TGAGACTTATGAGAAATATCAGGAGCTTGGAAAACAGAGGAAATTGGTACATGAAGATCAGGGAAACACCAGGGAGGAGGCTGAACCTGCTAAAGACACGGTTTCTGAATTAGCTATTATCGGTCCATCAAATACCCCAGAACTTGATCCATCTAACGTCCCAGAATTCAGTTGTTTTGTCCATGCACAACCAGTCGTTGATCCAATATGGAG AGGAAATTTTAGCATCTGCAATGAAAACTTTGATTCTGTTAATGGACTTGCAGCTCATTTGTCTAGCAAAGCATGCTTAAAAGTGTGCCAGCAGGCAAGTTTGTTACCAGCATTGCTTTGCCCAACAATGCTTCCTAAGTTTGATGTGTGGCCTAAAAGTTTCCAGATCTCACAGCCAAGTGATGACAATATTGCgctttatttttttccagaaaATGAGAG AgatgaaaaagtttttgatcgCCTGGTGCTTGACATGGTAAGCCACGAGCTAGCCATGCAAACTGTGGTTGAAAATGCAGAACTCTTGGTTTTTGCTTCTACTGAACTGCCACTTCGACACTGGA GATTTCATGGGAAGTTGTATCTATGGGGTGTGTTTAGGGGAAGGCAAGTTTCCTCGACCTCCTGTCAAGTGGATGACCGGCACTTGATACCAAAAAGCAGCAAGGAGAGTGTTACATCTTCAAAGTTAGCAAATGATGCAGGGATCAGAGAGGAGAAAGACACTTCAATGGTCACCA